Proteins from a single region of Corynebacterium casei LMG S-19264:
- a CDS encoding M24 family metallopeptidase encodes MGLADTRFSNRRRALAATLAAQRIDAILVTDLTHMRYLTGFSGSNGALLLRKDLSAVVTTDGRYVTQIAEEVPDIKAVIQRNVGADLLENLEGPQRVGFESSFVSVEQFKKLEEACPEDVTLVPVSGVIEKQRETKDSFELEQLENVALLANNALEDMLEAGELAIGRTERQVAADLEYRMRKAGSERVSFDTIVASGPNSAMPHHGADDRVIESGDLVTIDFGAHLRGFNSDMTRTFVMGELTDFAEEIYNVVLKSQLAGVAAATPGTALVDVDRACREVIEDAGYGECFVHSTGHGIGLHVHEGPSAASTGKGHLEENMTLTIEPGIYIPGKGGVRIEDTLIITSGAPKVITPSSKELRVI; translated from the coding sequence CGCAATTTTGGTGACTGACTTGACTCACATGCGCTACTTGACTGGCTTTTCTGGCTCGAATGGTGCGTTGTTGCTGCGCAAGGATCTTTCTGCCGTTGTGACCACCGATGGTCGCTATGTCACCCAGATTGCTGAGGAAGTTCCAGACATCAAGGCTGTTATCCAGCGCAATGTCGGCGCAGACTTGCTCGAGAACCTTGAAGGGCCACAGCGCGTTGGTTTCGAGTCTTCTTTTGTCTCCGTTGAGCAGTTTAAGAAGCTCGAGGAAGCTTGCCCCGAAGATGTCACGTTGGTTCCTGTCTCAGGAGTGATTGAAAAGCAGCGTGAGACTAAGGACTCTTTCGAGCTGGAGCAGCTCGAGAATGTTGCGCTGCTGGCAAATAACGCCCTGGAAGACATGTTGGAGGCAGGGGAGCTTGCTATCGGGCGTACCGAGCGCCAGGTTGCAGCTGATTTGGAATACCGCATGCGCAAGGCAGGCTCTGAGCGCGTTAGCTTCGATACCATCGTGGCTTCGGGCCCGAACTCTGCAATGCCACACCACGGTGCCGATGACCGCGTTATCGAATCCGGCGACCTAGTCACCATCGACTTTGGCGCACACCTACGCGGCTTCAACTCCGATATGACGCGTACTTTCGTCATGGGTGAGCTGACCGATTTCGCTGAGGAAATCTACAACGTGGTGCTCAAGTCGCAGCTTGCTGGCGTGGCCGCTGCAACGCCCGGCACCGCGCTGGTTGACGTCGACCGTGCTTGCCGCGAGGTCATTGAAGATGCAGGTTATGGCGAGTGCTTCGTGCACTCCACTGGTCATGGTATTGGTCTGCACGTCCATGAAGGGCCATCTGCAGCATCCACGGGCAAGGGCCACTTGGAAGAAAACATGACCTTGACCATCGAGCCTGGAATCTATATCCCTGGCAAGGGCGGTGTACGCATTGAAGACACGTTGATCATCACTTCCGGCGCACCAAAAGTCATCACCCCATCCTCTAAGGAATTGCGTGTTATCTAG
- the efp gene encoding elongation factor P: MADTSDFKNGLVLKIDNKLQQIIEFQHVKPGKGPAFVRSKLKDVVSGKTTDKTWSAGTKVETATVDRRDMTYLYNDGTSYVVMDDTNYEQVELSADKFGPAAKFLQENMRVQVSFHEGDALFAELPISVELKVEHTEPGLQGDRSSGGTKPATLETGAEIQVPLFIEIGNVLKIDTRTGEYQSRVSN; encoded by the coding sequence GTGGCAGATACCAGCGACTTCAAGAACGGGCTTGTTCTTAAAATTGACAACAAGCTCCAGCAGATTATTGAGTTCCAGCACGTAAAGCCGGGCAAGGGCCCAGCTTTCGTTCGCAGCAAGCTCAAGGATGTTGTTTCCGGCAAGACCACGGATAAGACTTGGAGTGCGGGCACCAAGGTTGAGACCGCAACCGTTGATCGTCGTGACATGACCTACCTGTACAACGATGGCACCTCTTATGTCGTCATGGATGACACCAACTACGAGCAGGTTGAACTGTCTGCAGACAAGTTCGGTCCGGCTGCGAAGTTCCTGCAGGAAAATATGCGCGTTCAGGTTTCCTTCCACGAGGGTGACGCACTGTTCGCAGAGCTTCCTATCTCTGTGGAGCTCAAGGTTGAGCACACCGAGCCAGGTCTGCAGGGCGACCGTTCTTCCGGTGGCACCAAGCCAGCAACTTTGGAGACCGGTGCTGAAATCCAGGTTCCATTGTTCATTGAAATCGGAAACGTTTTGAAGATTGATACCCGCACCGGCGAGTACCAGTCCCGCGTGAGCAACTAA
- the nusB gene encoding transcription antitermination factor NusB produces MPKSRRHGARYRARRRAADIMYEAENRDVDPVAIVEDRIKLARENEHDVAPIAEYTKVLVTGVAEELDTIDTTIERFLSEDWELHRIPAVDRAIMRVAVWELLFNPEEIDLATAVTEGVELASEYSTDAAAPYINAVLDDVAHFRSEDNPMNADISAEDSEDEAESDVDATEDSTDDQAADVAEEIVAEAAPEAENTELSEMSEKPGENQ; encoded by the coding sequence GTGCCGAAGTCGCGTCGTCACGGTGCCCGGTACCGTGCGCGTCGTCGCGCTGCCGACATCATGTATGAGGCAGAAAACCGCGATGTGGACCCGGTAGCCATCGTTGAGGATCGCATCAAGCTGGCTCGTGAAAATGAGCATGATGTGGCTCCGATTGCGGAGTACACCAAGGTCCTTGTCACCGGTGTCGCTGAAGAGCTGGACACCATCGACACCACCATTGAGCGTTTCTTGTCCGAGGACTGGGAGTTGCACCGCATTCCTGCCGTCGACCGTGCCATCATGCGCGTCGCCGTCTGGGAGCTGCTATTCAACCCTGAAGAGATCGATCTAGCCACGGCTGTGACCGAAGGTGTTGAACTGGCCAGCGAATACTCGACTGATGCCGCCGCACCGTACATCAACGCTGTCCTCGACGACGTCGCACATTTCCGTTCAGAGGACAACCCGATGAACGCGGACATCAGTGCTGAAGACAGCGAAGATGAAGCCGAATCTGACGTCGACGCGACTGAAGACTCGACTGATGACCAGGCTGCTGATGTAGCTGAGGAAATAGTCGCAGAGGCAGCTCCCGAGGCAGAGAATACTGAGTTGTCTGAGATGTCTGAGAAGCCAGGGGAGAATCAGTAG
- a CDS encoding PPK2 family polyphosphate kinase — protein MSKFKVKDALKLRIQKPFEFEDDDPTATPGFDGDKDDLKKQAERYDDELSDLQELLFANGRSLGKDASSILVILQGMDTSGKGGAVRSVFSIFDPQGTTTVGFGKPTEEEMEHDFLWRIRKHDPLPGQIVAFDRSHYEDVVIQRVHSWVDEDEIDRRFEAIREYEKELADRNVRIIKVFLHISKDFQVENLLERVEDPKKFWKYDDGDVTERAHWDEYSKAYADAFNRTDEDYAPWYILPSDNKKYARMALKFLILSALREMDLSWPEAKFDPEVERQRILDSK, from the coding sequence ATGAGCAAATTCAAAGTCAAAGATGCCCTGAAACTGCGAATCCAGAAGCCGTTCGAATTTGAGGATGATGATCCCACGGCAACCCCAGGGTTTGACGGTGACAAGGATGATTTGAAGAAGCAGGCTGAGCGCTATGATGATGAGCTCAGTGACCTGCAGGAGCTGCTGTTTGCCAATGGCCGCTCGCTGGGCAAGGATGCGTCTTCTATCCTGGTAATTTTGCAGGGAATGGATACCTCTGGCAAGGGTGGCGCGGTTCGCTCGGTATTCTCAATCTTTGATCCGCAGGGCACCACCACGGTTGGATTTGGCAAGCCGACGGAGGAAGAAATGGAGCATGACTTCCTGTGGCGTATCCGCAAACACGATCCGTTGCCAGGCCAGATTGTGGCTTTTGACCGCTCTCATTATGAAGACGTCGTGATCCAGCGGGTACATAGCTGGGTTGATGAGGACGAGATTGATCGGCGCTTTGAAGCGATCCGTGAGTATGAAAAGGAATTAGCAGATCGCAACGTGCGGATCATCAAAGTCTTCTTGCACATCTCCAAGGACTTCCAGGTGGAAAACCTGCTGGAGCGCGTCGAGGATCCGAAGAAGTTCTGGAAGTATGATGACGGTGATGTGACCGAGCGCGCCCATTGGGATGAATATTCCAAGGCTTATGCTGATGCTTTCAACCGCACGGATGAAGACTACGCGCCGTGGTACATCCTGCCATCGGATAATAAGAAGTACGCGCGCATGGCGTTGAAGTTCTTAATCCTCAGCGCGCTGCGGGAGATGGACCTGTCCTGGCCTGAAGCCAAGTTCGATCCAGAGGTAGAGCGCCAAAGGATTCTGGACTCTAAGTAA
- a CDS encoding YbjN domain-containing protein gives MSSEEPNIVPDTPVEDVTLARVAEIFDDKQLVYRLEEVDTPDGEQGTILRTGFSNAAIAMQIRDNTLVIDSLWRGAFPTTQGPQVLMLTNQWNQDNFAPTLRFFDSNAEELAVSAFRELHVGAGASRNQLDAFVMTTIDAILGSFEWIEQKHPELVTWEGDHSHD, from the coding sequence GTGAGCTCCGAAGAACCTAATATCGTTCCGGATACACCAGTCGAGGACGTCACTCTTGCACGAGTAGCCGAAATCTTTGACGACAAGCAGCTGGTCTACCGCCTCGAAGAGGTGGACACCCCCGACGGCGAGCAGGGCACCATCTTGCGCACCGGATTCTCCAACGCTGCAATCGCGATGCAGATCCGCGACAACACTTTGGTCATTGACTCCTTGTGGCGCGGCGCATTCCCAACCACTCAGGGTCCGCAGGTTCTGATGCTGACTAACCAGTGGAACCAAGACAACTTTGCACCAACGCTGCGTTTCTTTGACAGCAATGCAGAGGAGCTTGCGGTGTCAGCTTTCCGTGAGCTGCACGTCGGCGCTGGGGCTTCGCGCAACCAGCTTGATGCCTTCGTGATGACGACCATTGATGCCATCTTGGGTTCCTTTGAATGGATCGAACAAAAGCACCCTGAACTCGTGACCTGGGAGGGCGACCACAGCCATGACTAA
- a CDS encoding class I SAM-dependent methyltransferase has product MTSEPTHPSPGHYPSYRPPSRRQAPRFATMAHKAAAAEAFRDGADVYDEIRPEYPRLIGHLAPGKTAVDIGAGTGKLTLSLPHDTVLACDPSPDMVRVLQAHGIKCWRATAERLSLADSCVDAAFCAQAWHWVDAKAACQELDRVVRADGSVVLVWNTIDVHSDPWVLRLTRIMHSGDILRPDFTPEVHSPWTIAEEHHEHWNQTLRVEQLHTLMHSRSYWLRATEKNRSRMTGNLNWYLFEHMGFQPGQKIEIPYRTDAFVLSRYAG; this is encoded by the coding sequence ATGACTTCCGAACCAACCCATCCTAGCCCAGGACATTATCCCAGCTACCGCCCGCCGTCGCGCCGGCAAGCACCGCGCTTTGCCACCATGGCGCACAAGGCGGCTGCGGCGGAAGCATTTCGCGATGGCGCGGATGTTTATGATGAAATTCGCCCCGAGTACCCACGTCTTATTGGGCATCTTGCACCCGGCAAAACTGCCGTTGATATTGGTGCCGGAACCGGCAAGCTTACTCTTAGTTTGCCGCATGACACAGTTTTAGCGTGTGATCCTTCCCCCGATATGGTACGTGTTCTCCAAGCGCACGGCATAAAATGCTGGCGGGCAACGGCTGAGCGTTTGAGTCTTGCCGATTCTTGCGTGGACGCTGCCTTTTGTGCCCAAGCTTGGCACTGGGTCGACGCCAAGGCTGCATGCCAGGAACTCGACCGCGTGGTACGTGCCGATGGCTCGGTGGTGTTGGTGTGGAACACCATCGACGTCCATTCCGATCCCTGGGTGCTGCGGCTAACCCGCATCATGCACTCAGGTGATATCTTGCGCCCCGACTTCACACCAGAAGTGCATTCACCCTGGACAATTGCTGAAGAACACCACGAGCACTGGAATCAGACGCTTCGCGTGGAACAGCTTCATACTTTGATGCACTCGCGTTCCTATTGGCTGCGAGCTACTGAGAAGAACCGCTCACGTATGACCGGCAACCTAAATTGGTACCTTTTTGAGCACATGGGCTTTCAACCTGGGCAAAAGATAGAAATCCCCTACCGAACGGACGCATTTGTGCTGAGCCGTTATGCTGGGTAG